The Candidatus Rokuibacteriota bacterium genome includes the window GGATCATCGCCCTGATGAGCGCGCTCCAGAAACTCCTTAGCCTGATCACACCGCCGGCCTCTGGCGCCGGCGCGCGGGCCCAGGCTCACCTGGACCAGCTCACGAAGCCTCCCGGCAGCCTCGGGCGCCTGGAGGAGATCGCCCGGCGGGTCGTCGAGATCACGGGGTGGGAGAGGCCGACCATTCGCAGGGCTGTGATTTTCACCCTGGCGGCCGACCACGGGGTCGTAGCCGAAGGCGTAAGCGCGTACCCGCAGGTAGTTACCTCACAGATGCTGGAGAACTTTCTGATGGGTGGCGCGGCCATCAACGTCCTGGCTCGTCAGGTGGGAGCCGATCTAGTCGTGGCTGATCTCGGAGTCGCCACCCCCTGCTCGGACCATCCACGGCTGGTGGCGAGACCAATCGGTCCAGGGACACGAAACATGGCGCGCGGGCCGGCGATGACGCGGGAGCAGGCGCTGGCCGCGATCGAGGCTGGGATCGCCCTGCTCGAGGCCGAGAAAACGCGTGGTGTGGACCTCATCGGCACCGGCGAGATGGGGATCGGCAACACGACCGCTGCCAGCGCCATTACCGCCGTGCTCACGGGCGCGCCCGTCGAGACCGTGACCGGGCGGGGCACGGGGATTGACGACGCAACCTGGGAGCTGAAGGTCGGGGTGATCCAGCGGGCGCTGGAGGTGAATCAGCCCGATCCCCGCGACGCTCTCGATGTCCTCGCCAAGGTGGGAGGCTTCGAGATCGGCGGGCTCGTGGGCGTGATCCTGGCGGGCGCGGCCCACAGGCTTCCGGTGCTGCTCGATGGCTTCATCGCGGGGGCGGCGGCGCTGATCGCCCACGCGCTCAAGCCCGAGGTCGCCCACTATCTCCTCGCGTCCCACTGCTCTGCCGAGGCCGGGCATCGAGTGGTCCTGGCGAGACTCGGGCTCGAGCCGTACCTGGAACTCGGGCTCAGGCTCGGGGAAGGGACCGGGGCAGCCCTGGCGATCGCGCTGGTCAGAGCCGCCCTGGCCGTCTACTCGGAGATGGCCACCTTCAAGTCGGCGGGCGTGTCGGAGCGGGCGCCGTGATTCGTCTTGTGGTCATCGCCGGAGTCTCGAGCGGGGTGGGGAAGACGACGCTGACGGTCGGGCTCCTCGAAGCCTTCCGCCGCCGCGGCCTCGTCGTCCAGGCGTTCAAGGTCGGCCCCGACTTCATCGATCCTGGCTTCCACGCGCTCGTCACGGGACGGCCGTCCTACACGCTCGACGGCTGGATGTGCTCTCGGGAGGAGATCGTCGCGACGGTCGCCGCTCGGGCCCCCGATGCCGACCTGGCGATCGTCGAAGGCGTGATGGGCTGCTTCGACGGCTACGAGGCCAGGAGCGAGGAGGGCTCGACCGCCCAGGTGGCGAAGTGGCTCGGAGCCCCGGTGATCCTGGTCGTGGACGCGCGGGCGATGGCCCGGAGCGCGGCAGCGGTCCTCCTGGGGTTCGAGGGCTTCGACCCGGATCTGGAGCTTGCCGGGGTGGTCTTCAACCGGGTCGGCGGCGAGAGCCATTTCCGCCTGCTCAGGGAATCCCTGGAGGGACGCTGTCGCGCGCTCCCCCTCGGCTTCCTCCTGGAACGTGAGACTCTGCGCCTGCCCGAGCGCCATCTCGGTTTGGTGACGGCCGCGGAGCAGGGGCTCCCTCAGCCGCTGCTTGATGAGCTGGTTCAGACCCTCGAGGCGGGCGTTGACCTCGACAGGCTCCACTCCCTTGCCAGGAGCCACATCGCCCCGGCGAAGGTCCCGCACGCCGTCGAGCCGCGGCCGGCCAGGGTGAGGATCGGCGTGGCCCTGGACCGCGCCTTTCAGTTCTACTACCCGGCGAACTTCGACCTCCTCCGGCAGGCGGGAGCGGAGCTCGTTTTCTTCAGCCCCCTCGCGGACGCCGAGCTTCCCGGGGTGGACGCCCTCTACCTCGGCGGCGGCTACCCGGAGGTGTACGCCCGACAGCTCGCGTCGAACCTCGGCATGCTCAAGGCGGTGAGGGAGTTCGCCGGCTCGGGCGGGCCGATCTATGCCGAATGCGGGGGGCTGATGTACCTGGCCGAAGCCCTCGAGGACGAGGCGGGGGAGCGCCACCCGATGGTGGGGCTCCTGGCGACGACGGTCAGGATGAGGCCCAAGCGCCTGAGCCTCGGCTATGCCGAGGTCGAGGTCGCCCGCGACACGCCGCTGGCGCAGGCGGGGGCCATCCTTCGAGGCCACGAGTTCCACGCCTCGCGGATCGACGAGGTGCCGGCCTCGGTGACGCGCGCGTACAGCGTCCGCGGGCGGCGCGGCGAGGCGCCGCGCGCCGAGGGCTACCTGGTCGGGAACGCCCTCATGAGCTACGTCCACCTCCACTTCGGCTCGAACCCGGCTGTCGCCGGTCACCTGGTGGCGACCTGCCTGGGGAGGCGCGCGTGAGGCCCATCGGCTTTGCTCTCGCGAGCCTCCTCCTCCTCGCGCCGCCGGCTCACGCGTTCACCGTCCGCGACATGCTCGGTCGTCAGGTGGCGCTCGCGGCACCGCCTTCGCGGATTGTCTCGCTCGTCCCCAGCGTCACCGAGATCGTCTTCGCCTTGGGCGGCGAGGCCCGGCTCGTCGGCGTGACCGACTTCTGCGACTTCCCGCCCGCCGCCAGGCAGAAGCCGAGCGTGGGAGGGATGGTAAGCCCGAGCCTCGAGGTCATCGCCACGCTCAAGCCGGACCTGGTGATCGCGACCAACGCGGGAAACCGCGCGGAGACCGTCGCCCAGCTCGAGCGGCTCAGGATTCCTAGCTATCTCGTCAGCGTGGACAGATTGGCCGAGCTGCCCGACGTGATCGCGCGGCTGGGGGAGCTGACCGGGCGCCAGGCGGCCGTGGCTGAGCTGACGGAGCGGCTCGTGCGCCGCATCCGTGAGGTCGGAGAGGCGGTCAAGCCGTTCCGGCGACTCCGGGTCCTCTACGTCCTCTGGCCTGAGCCCCTCATCGTCCCCGGGCGCGCCGCGATCGTGACGGAGCTGATCCAGCTCGCGGGAGGCACGAGCATCACCGCGGGGAACGCCGAGGCCTACCCCCGCTACAGCCTGGAGGCCGCGGTCGCCGGCGCCCCCGAGGTGATCATTCTCGCCACCCACGGCTCAGGCTCTTCCCCCATGTCCCGGGAGAAGTGGCACCGGCTCGCCAGCCTGCCCGCGATCAAGGCCGGGCGGATCCATTCCGTGGACGGAAACCTGCTCCACCGCTACGGTCCGCGGATCGTGGACGGCCTCGAGACGCTGGCGCGCGTCATTCATCCGGAAGCGTTTCGATGACCCTGCGACACCGCCTCGTCCTCGCCCTCGGTGTCCTCCTGACGGTGCTCCTCGCCGTGGGCGCTGTGGCGCTGCTCGTCGGCGGCGCCCCGCTCTCGCCGCGAGCCATCGGCCGTGTCCTCCTCGGACGCGCCCAGGCGGAGTCGGCTGAGGCGGTCGTGGTCCTGAGCCTCCGGCTTCCACGGATCGCCGTCGCCGTCCTCGCCGGCGGGGCGCTCGCCGTGGCCGGGGTGGGCTTTCAGGCGCTGACACGAAACCCGCTCGCCGAGCCGGCGGTCCTCGGGGTGTCGAGCGGGGCTGCCTTCGGGGTCGTGGTGGCGCAGCTCTTCGGTCTGGGGCTCACGGTCGTGGAGGCCGCGGGGCTCACCGCGCTGGCCTTCGTCGGCGGCCTGGCTGCGGCGGTAACAGTGTACGCGATCGCCTCGGCTGACGGGCGGCTTCCGGTCCAGACGCTCCTCCTGGCGGGAGTGATCGTCGGCATCTTCTTCTCCTCCGCGATCGCGGTGCTGATCTCGGTCGTGGATTTCAACCGGCTGGGTGGCGTGATCCACTGGCTCCTCGGCAATCTCGGGCCGATCCCCCCCGGGTCGCTGGCACTCTTTGCGCTGTTCGCGGGCGCTGGCTTCTGGCTGATCGTGAGCCAGGCACGCGCGCTCAACCTCCTGGCCCTCGGGGAGGAGGCGGCAGTTCAGCTCGGCGTGAACGCCGAGCGCCTGAAGCTCCGGATCTTTCTCGGGGCGGCGCTGCTGACGGCAACCGTGGTCGCCTTCGCGGGACCGATCGCCTTCGTGGGGCTGATCGTTCCCCACATGCTGAGGATGCTCCTGGGTCCTGACAACCGGCTGCTCGTGCCGGCCGCCCTCCTGGGTGGCGGGAGCTTCCTCCTCGCCGCAGACACGCTGGCCCGGAGCGTCATCGCGCCCGCCGAGCTATCGGTCGGCATCATCACCTCGTTCTGCGGCGCGCCGTTCTTCGTCTACCTCTTGCGGACCCGCTACCGGGGGATCCCGTGAATCCCCTCGTCGAGCTGAGGGATGTGGAGTTCGTCTACCGGACCGCGGGAGCGCGGCGTGTGCGCCCGTTCAGGCTCGCGGGCCTCTCCTTCACCGTCGCCCCCGGCGAGATCCTGGGCGTGATCGGGCCCAACAGCGCGGGAAAGACGACGGTGGTCCGGCTCCTGAGCAAGGTGGTGGAGCCGGCGGCGGGGGAGATCCTCCTCGACGGCAGGCCGCTCGCCCGCCTGCCCCGATGGGAGCTGGCCCGTCAGGTCGCGGTGGTCCCGCAAGACGTGCCCCACGGGTTCCCCTTCACGGTGGAGCAGCTCGTGGTCATGGGGCGCTACCCGCACGCGCCCGGCCGTTTCTTCGAGAGCCCGGAGGATCTCGCCATCGCGCGGGACACCATGGCGGCGACCGGCGTCCTCGAGCTGGCCGCGGCTCCGCTCGGGGACCTGAGCGGCGGCGAGCGCCAGCGGGCGATCCTGGCGCGCGCGCTCGCCCAGCGGCCCCGGCTCCTGATCCTGGACGAGCCGACGGCGCACCTGGACCTCCATCACCAGGCCGAGTGCGCCCGGCTCCTCAGGCGCCTGAACCGGGAGCGCGGCGTCACGATCGTGCTGGTCTCCCATGACCTGAACCTGGCCGCGGACCTTTCGGATCGTCTCCTCCTGCTCGCCGACGGCACACTGGTGCGCGCGGGGCTTCCCGAGGAAGTCCTCGACGAGGCGGTGCTGACCGCGGTGTATGGCTGTCCCGTCGTGGTCGAGAAGAGCCCGGCAACCCGCCGGCTCGTGGTGCAGGTCGTCTGGCCGGAGTCCGAAGGGAGGTGAGAGTCCCGGAGGTCGAGGGTCGTCCCGGATTCAGGGAAGCTGGTGAGGCTCGCTGAGCCGAGGCCGGCACGGTCCCGCCACTGTGAGTGGGGAGCGGCGCCCAGATCCGCATGCCGGAGCCACTGTCCGCGCTGCCGCGGACGGGAAGGTTGGACGCACGCGACGATCCACGAGTCAGGAGACCTGTCCGGGGCGATGGTGTCCAACCCTTTCGCGGAAAAAGGAGTCGGGCGATGGTCCGAGCTGTACCGATCGTGTTCGTGCTCCTCCTGATGCCGGCGCCGATGGGCCTGGCCCAGGAGGTCAAGCGGCTGGAGCCGGTGGTGGTGACCGCGACGAAGATCGAGACGCCCCAGGAACGATTGGGGGCGGCGGTCACAGTGATTACGGAAGAGGAGCTCAAGACCCACCATTACGAAACTGTGGGAGACGCGCTCCGTCAGGTTCCCGGTGTAGAGATCCAACGGTCGGGGAGCCTTGGAAAGCTCACGTCGCTCAGGATCAGAGGCGCCGGGGCCACGCAGGTCCAGGTGCTCGTGGACGGGCTCCGGGTCAAGAGCCCCACGAGCGGCGATTTCAACTTCTCCGATCTCGCCATCGAGCAGATCGAGCGGATCGAGATCGTGCGCGGCCCACAATCCACTCTCTACGGCGCCGATGCCATCGGCGGAGTGGTGCACATCATCACCAAGCGCGGCCTTGGCCCGCCCGCTGCCGCCCTTCACCTTCAGGGGGGGAGCTTCGAGACTCACCGAGAACAACTGTCCGTCGGCGGAAGCTACAAGCTCCTGGACTACGCGTTCTCAGCCTCAGCCTTCGAGAGCGGTGGCCAGTTCAGGAACGATGACTCGGAGCAACGCGGGCTTACCGGCCGGCTAGGGCTCGCCCTCCCGTGGAACGGGCATATCTCGTTGAGCGTCC containing:
- the cobT gene encoding nicotinate-nucleotide--dimethylbenzimidazole phosphoribosyltransferase codes for the protein MSALQKLLSLITPPASGAGARAQAHLDQLTKPPGSLGRLEEIARRVVEITGWERPTIRRAVIFTLAADHGVVAEGVSAYPQVVTSQMLENFLMGGAAINVLARQVGADLVVADLGVATPCSDHPRLVARPIGPGTRNMARGPAMTREQALAAIEAGIALLEAEKTRGVDLIGTGEMGIGNTTAASAITAVLTGAPVETVTGRGTGIDDATWELKVGVIQRALEVNQPDPRDALDVLAKVGGFEIGGLVGVILAGAAHRLPVLLDGFIAGAAALIAHALKPEVAHYLLASHCSAEAGHRVVLARLGLEPYLELGLRLGEGTGAALAIALVRAALAVYSEMATFKSAGVSERAP
- a CDS encoding cobyrinate a,c-diamide synthase translates to MIRLVVIAGVSSGVGKTTLTVGLLEAFRRRGLVVQAFKVGPDFIDPGFHALVTGRPSYTLDGWMCSREEIVATVAARAPDADLAIVEGVMGCFDGYEARSEEGSTAQVAKWLGAPVILVVDARAMARSAAAVLLGFEGFDPDLELAGVVFNRVGGESHFRLLRESLEGRCRALPLGFLLERETLRLPERHLGLVTAAEQGLPQPLLDELVQTLEAGVDLDRLHSLARSHIAPAKVPHAVEPRPARVRIGVALDRAFQFYYPANFDLLRQAGAELVFFSPLADAELPGVDALYLGGGYPEVYARQLASNLGMLKAVREFAGSGGPIYAECGGLMYLAEALEDEAGERHPMVGLLATTVRMRPKRLSLGYAEVEVARDTPLAQAGAILRGHEFHASRIDEVPASVTRAYSVRGRRGEAPRAEGYLVGNALMSYVHLHFGSNPAVAGHLVATCLGRRA
- a CDS encoding cobalamin-binding protein, with the protein product MRPIGFALASLLLLAPPAHAFTVRDMLGRQVALAAPPSRIVSLVPSVTEIVFALGGEARLVGVTDFCDFPPAARQKPSVGGMVSPSLEVIATLKPDLVIATNAGNRAETVAQLERLRIPSYLVSVDRLAELPDVIARLGELTGRQAAVAELTERLVRRIREVGEAVKPFRRLRVLYVLWPEPLIVPGRAAIVTELIQLAGGTSITAGNAEAYPRYSLEAAVAGAPEVIILATHGSGSSPMSREKWHRLASLPAIKAGRIHSVDGNLLHRYGPRIVDGLETLARVIHPEAFR
- a CDS encoding iron ABC transporter permease, with the protein product MTLRHRLVLALGVLLTVLLAVGAVALLVGGAPLSPRAIGRVLLGRAQAESAEAVVVLSLRLPRIAVAVLAGGALAVAGVGFQALTRNPLAEPAVLGVSSGAAFGVVVAQLFGLGLTVVEAAGLTALAFVGGLAAAVTVYAIASADGRLPVQTLLLAGVIVGIFFSSAIAVLISVVDFNRLGGVIHWLLGNLGPIPPGSLALFALFAGAGFWLIVSQARALNLLALGEEAAVQLGVNAERLKLRIFLGAALLTATVVAFAGPIAFVGLIVPHMLRMLLGPDNRLLVPAALLGGGSFLLAADTLARSVIAPAELSVGIITSFCGAPFFVYLLRTRYRGIP
- a CDS encoding ABC transporter ATP-binding protein, which codes for MNPLVELRDVEFVYRTAGARRVRPFRLAGLSFTVAPGEILGVIGPNSAGKTTVVRLLSKVVEPAAGEILLDGRPLARLPRWELARQVAVVPQDVPHGFPFTVEQLVVMGRYPHAPGRFFESPEDLAIARDTMAATGVLELAAAPLGDLSGGERQRAILARALAQRPRLLILDEPTAHLDLHHQAECARLLRRLNRERGVTIVLVSHDLNLAADLSDRLLLLADGTLVRAGLPEEVLDEAVLTAVYGCPVVVEKSPATRRLVVQVVWPESEGR